Proteins encoded together in one Qingshengfaniella alkalisoli window:
- a CDS encoding TIGR02186 family protein has product MIRLALLLIVLFSAARAERVVLGLSQQEVAITTRFEGSEILIFGAVKRDQPAAADPPLEVIVTVAGPEAPVDVRRKSRRFGIWVNTDSVHISRAPSFYAVASTAPLEDVLSYTENLRYGITINRAVRTTGISDDAPDAPLFVDAFIRIRKEQDQFREMGGGVNLEEATLFSTKIQLPANLLEGGYPTRIFLSRGGEIVDSYATVIDVRKVGLERWLFTLAHEKPWHYGVLSLIIAIVAGWGASTIFRLFQR; this is encoded by the coding sequence ATGATCCGGCTTGCGCTGCTTCTCATCGTGCTATTCAGCGCGGCGAGGGCCGAACGGGTCGTACTGGGACTGTCGCAGCAGGAAGTTGCAATCACGACGCGGTTCGAGGGCTCCGAGATCCTAATCTTTGGGGCGGTCAAACGCGATCAACCCGCCGCCGCCGATCCGCCGCTAGAGGTCATCGTCACCGTCGCAGGGCCGGAAGCACCGGTTGATGTACGACGCAAGTCGCGGCGATTTGGTATCTGGGTTAACACCGATAGCGTCCACATTAGCCGGGCACCGAGCTTTTATGCCGTCGCCAGCACCGCCCCGCTTGAGGACGTGTTGAGCTACACCGAGAATCTCCGCTACGGCATCACCATCAACCGCGCAGTTCGCACGACGGGCATCAGTGACGATGCGCCCGACGCGCCGCTGTTCGTTGACGCTTTCATCCGCATCCGTAAGGAACAGGACCAGTTCCGCGAAATGGGAGGCGGAGTTAATCTGGAGGAGGCCACACTGTTCAGCACCAAGATCCAGCTTCCGGCCAATCTGCTAGAGGGTGGCTATCCTACGCGAATTTTCCTGTCTCGCGGAGGTGAAATCGTGGACTCCTACGCTACTGTTATAGATGTCAGAAAGGTCGGGCTGGAGCGCTGGCTGTTTACGCTCGCCCATGAGAAGCCGTGGCATTACGGTGTGCTATCGCTGATCATCGCCATTGTTGCGGGCTGGGGCGCCTCAACAATCTTCCGCCTGTTCCAGCGCTAG
- the tsaB gene encoding tRNA (adenosine(37)-N6)-threonylcarbamoyltransferase complex dimerization subunit type 1 TsaB, whose translation MASEPLILAFDTAAAHCAAALLRGDQILAHVVEPMKRGQAERLMPLLQEILASEGASFQDLAAIGVGVGPGNFTGIRVSVAAARGLSLSTGVKAIGVTGFDAAARDLPRPVLACLTAPRDQVYWQIIDDHDRSLPALTTIAAIDVPEGLACASDAAETVAAATGGTVTPPKHPLTVAIALEARDRRALPEPRPAPLYIRPADAAPSRDVPPPIIA comes from the coding sequence TTGGCGTCTGAGCCGCTGATCCTTGCATTCGATACAGCGGCCGCGCATTGTGCGGCCGCTTTGCTTCGCGGCGACCAGATTCTCGCTCATGTCGTTGAGCCCATGAAGCGGGGTCAGGCAGAACGATTGATGCCTCTTCTGCAGGAAATTCTGGCAAGCGAAGGGGCATCATTTCAGGATCTTGCGGCGATTGGTGTCGGTGTCGGGCCGGGCAATTTCACCGGGATCAGGGTGTCTGTCGCCGCAGCACGCGGGCTATCCCTGTCTACAGGTGTGAAGGCGATCGGCGTCACAGGATTTGACGCGGCTGCGCGGGATCTGCCCCGTCCCGTGCTAGCCTGTCTTACTGCACCCCGCGATCAAGTCTACTGGCAAATCATCGACGATCACGACCGGTCCCTACCCGCACTGACCACAATTGCCGCTATCGACGTTCCCGAGGGCCTGGCTTGCGCCTCCGACGCCGCAGAAACCGTTGCGGCCGCAACCGGAGGCACGGTTACGCCCCCCAAGCACCCGCTGACCGTAGCTATCGCGCTGGAAGCCCGCGACCGCCGTGCGTTGCCGGAGCCCCGCCCCGCCCCTCTGTATATTCGACCAGCGGACGCCGCACCTTCGCGAGACGTACCCCCGCCGATCATCGCATGA
- a CDS encoding sulfite exporter TauE/SafE family protein — protein sequence MQVYLPIAEVSVNGLLLLGIGWVVGILSGMFGVGGGFLITPLLFFIGVPPAVAVATGANQIVASSVSGLMAHLKRKTVDFRMGLILLAGGLIGAALGVQLFSALKKIGQVDLLVTLFYVAFLGIIGTLMLIESLNAIRRSRNPNLSRPKRKRHTWVHALPMKVKFRSSGLYISLIPPLVIGAAVGVLSAIMGVGGGFIMVPAMIYLLGMPTKVVVGTSLFQIIFVTGFTTLMHAATNYSVDIVLAVLLLVGGVIGAQIGTQIGVKLKAEQLRVALALLVLGMCLKLALDLFIRPDELYNITINKAALG from the coding sequence ATGCAAGTTTATCTGCCCATCGCCGAAGTGTCCGTAAACGGTCTGCTTCTGCTCGGCATCGGCTGGGTTGTCGGTATCCTTTCGGGCATGTTCGGAGTGGGCGGCGGATTTCTCATTACCCCGCTTCTGTTTTTCATAGGTGTCCCGCCAGCCGTTGCCGTGGCAACTGGTGCCAACCAGATCGTCGCGTCATCTGTTTCCGGCTTGATGGCCCATCTGAAGCGAAAGACCGTCGATTTCCGCATGGGACTGATCCTGCTGGCGGGCGGGCTAATCGGCGCCGCGCTCGGCGTGCAGCTTTTCTCGGCGCTGAAGAAGATCGGTCAGGTCGATCTGCTCGTCACCCTGTTCTACGTGGCCTTCCTGGGGATCATCGGCACGCTGATGCTGATCGAGAGTCTCAACGCAATCAGACGCTCCCGTAACCCAAACCTGTCCCGCCCCAAACGCAAGCGGCACACTTGGGTGCACGCATTGCCGATGAAGGTGAAGTTTCGTAGCTCGGGGCTGTATATCTCACTGATCCCCCCGCTTGTCATCGGCGCAGCAGTTGGTGTTCTGTCCGCGATTATGGGCGTCGGTGGCGGATTCATCATGGTTCCGGCCATGATTTACCTGCTTGGCATGCCAACGAAAGTTGTCGTCGGAACGTCACTGTTCCAGATCATCTTCGTGACAGGCTTCACAACGCTTATGCATGCGGCCACAAACTATTCCGTAGATATCGTCTTGGCGGTCTTGCTGCTTGTCGGCGGCGTAATCGGCGCCCAAATCGGCACGCAGATTGGTGTCAAACTTAAGGCCGAACAACTGCGTGTGGCGCTGGCGTTACTGGTGCTTGGGATGTGCCTGAAATTGGCGCTGGATTTGTTCATTCGACCAGATGAACTTTACAACATCACGATCAACAAGGCGGCACTGGGATGA
- a CDS encoding ABC transporter permease — protein sequence MDFSTIILLLDSTLRLATPLLLACLAGLFSERAGVLDIGLEGKMLAAAFFSAACAAVTGSVWLGLLAGCGASLFLSVVHGLASITFRGNQLISGVAINFLAAGLTVLIGQNWFSLGGRTPPLAGNARFQSITLPFADTLEPLPLIGPLYHDVLSGHTILVYVGLLAVPLTWWVLFRTRFGLRLRAVGENPGAVDTAGVSVIKLRYGAVLICGILCGLAGAYLATGLSAGFVKDMSAGRGFIALAALIFAKWRPWYALSACLLFGLLDALGNRFQNAELLGIAIPVQFMQALPYILTVVILAGFVGKATPPRAGGAAYVKER from the coding sequence ATGGATTTCTCAACAATCATTCTGTTGCTCGACTCAACCCTTCGATTGGCCACACCGTTGCTGCTGGCCTGTCTCGCCGGGCTATTTTCGGAACGCGCTGGCGTGCTTGACATCGGGCTTGAGGGCAAGATGCTCGCAGCTGCTTTTTTCTCTGCGGCTTGTGCGGCTGTCACCGGATCGGTATGGCTTGGGCTTTTGGCTGGCTGCGGGGCGTCCCTGTTTCTGTCTGTCGTGCATGGGCTTGCTTCGATCACCTTTCGCGGGAACCAACTGATTTCAGGCGTCGCAATCAACTTTCTTGCGGCCGGACTGACCGTGCTGATCGGGCAGAACTGGTTTTCACTGGGCGGACGCACGCCGCCTCTGGCAGGCAATGCACGCTTTCAATCGATCACGCTCCCCTTCGCCGACACGCTGGAGCCCCTGCCCCTGATCGGCCCACTTTACCATGACGTACTGTCCGGTCATACGATCCTTGTATATGTTGGCCTGCTTGCCGTTCCGCTGACATGGTGGGTGCTGTTTCGCACCCGGTTCGGCCTACGCCTGCGTGCAGTGGGTGAAAACCCGGGAGCGGTAGATACGGCGGGCGTGTCCGTCATAAAGCTGCGCTACGGCGCCGTTCTGATTTGCGGCATCCTCTGCGGGCTGGCCGGAGCATATCTTGCCACCGGCCTGTCCGCAGGCTTCGTGAAGGATATGAGCGCGGGACGTGGCTTCATCGCCCTCGCCGCGTTGATCTTCGCCAAATGGCGCCCGTGGTACGCATTGTCGGCATGCCTTCTGTTCGGTCTGCTGGACGCGCTTGGCAACCGGTTCCAGAACGCCGAACTACTCGGCATCGCGATTCCGGTGCAGTTCATGCAAGCTTTGCCCTACATCCTGACGGTCGTCATTCTTGCCGGTTTCGTCGGGAAGGCAACGCCGCCGCGCGCCGGCGGTGCTGCTTACGTGAAAGAGCGTTAG
- a CDS encoding GNAT family N-acetyltransferase: MTPDDRAALHAECFTTPRPWSAQEFSQLLSSTGIFVIDRTSGFAMGRVVADEVELLTIAVASSARRMGCGRNLMTAFMNNAKYLGAATAFLEVAADNEPAIRLYRASGFVQTGWRPNYYVKADGTGAIDAVVMSCRLADT, translated from the coding sequence ATGACACCGGATGACCGTGCAGCGCTGCACGCCGAATGTTTCACCACGCCCAGACCGTGGTCTGCACAGGAATTCTCGCAACTCCTGTCCTCCACAGGTATTTTCGTCATTGATCGAACGAGCGGCTTCGCGATGGGCCGGGTGGTCGCCGACGAAGTCGAACTTCTGACTATCGCCGTCGCCTCGTCCGCACGCAGAATGGGCTGCGGACGCAACCTCATGACTGCCTTCATGAACAATGCGAAATATCTAGGCGCCGCAACAGCGTTTCTCGAAGTCGCTGCAGACAACGAACCCGCGATCAGACTTTATCGAGCATCAGGATTCGTCCAGACAGGCTGGCGCCCGAATTACTATGTCAAGGCTGACGGAACAGGCGCTATCGACGCAGTTGTGATGAGTTGTCGGCTTGCCGACACCTGA
- a CDS encoding ATP-dependent DNA helicase, whose protein sequence is MNDVSVHTLSEDQQRTLESIGEILRGTGVDISAAKIVPPQNKGGGVAAVLGKAGSGKTLLLARLYQGLKAAGLDIVGGDYEARRRREQRTLAILAPTNKAASVLRMRGVPATTIHRILYTPVYDPEYEKIAEWLMGNGDRPEIEELTEVAMDRAAAFYKQHSSIPGALAAAGLRGSDFITGWKRREEPLDIGFVDESSMLDKRQFDDLREIFSTLVLFGDPAQLAPVGQSGEMVFDELPDGKKFVLHRIHRQDQSNPILDLAHALSKDDLGFQDFERLVEDASRKDDRVVLSGRVEAALMARSPVLVWRNATRIRLIHAFRAAYDAPDDHLLPGEPLICDGLELPLKHRKKRLDLEARGLIKGAQVVYLGPGRRRGFSRLHVVGAPEPQLSAASIVKIEMPGEEEPFIPYAAHMGATFLHGAAATIHKAQGSQWRDVQVFAPDLYAAAQSGRVEAGIPLWKRLAYVAITRAEERLHWVTRYRLGKPTTSLGVDDLARPATLALEQAEDC, encoded by the coding sequence ATGAATGATGTTTCTGTCCACACGCTATCCGAAGACCAGCAGCGAACACTGGAAAGCATCGGTGAAATTTTGCGCGGAACGGGCGTTGATATATCCGCCGCCAAGATCGTGCCGCCGCAGAACAAGGGGGGCGGTGTTGCGGCCGTGCTGGGCAAGGCGGGGTCGGGGAAAACTCTTCTGCTCGCGCGGCTTTATCAAGGCTTGAAAGCTGCGGGGTTGGACATCGTCGGTGGCGACTATGAAGCACGCCGCCGCCGGGAACAGCGCACGCTGGCGATTCTTGCTCCGACGAACAAGGCGGCAAGTGTTCTGCGGATGCGCGGCGTTCCGGCGACGACGATACACCGCATTCTTTATACCCCGGTCTATGACCCAGAATATGAGAAGATTGCCGAATGGCTGATGGGCAATGGCGATCGTCCCGAAATCGAAGAACTGACCGAAGTTGCCATGGATCGGGCCGCGGCGTTCTACAAGCAACACAGTTCTATCCCCGGAGCGTTGGCGGCGGCCGGCTTGCGGGGATCTGATTTCATCACCGGTTGGAAACGACGTGAAGAGCCGCTCGATATAGGGTTCGTCGATGAAAGTTCCATGCTGGACAAGCGACAGTTTGACGATCTGAGGGAAATTTTTTCGACGCTCGTTTTGTTTGGTGATCCCGCCCAGTTGGCGCCAGTTGGCCAGTCGGGTGAGATGGTTTTCGATGAGCTTCCGGACGGTAAAAAGTTTGTGTTGCATCGAATCCATCGGCAGGATCAGAGCAATCCGATCCTCGATCTGGCCCATGCCCTGTCAAAAGATGATCTCGGCTTTCAAGACTTCGAACGGCTGGTCGAGGATGCCTCGCGAAAGGATGACCGCGTTGTCCTGTCTGGCCGCGTTGAGGCTGCCCTTATGGCGCGATCACCTGTTCTGGTTTGGCGAAATGCGACGCGGATCAGGCTGATTCACGCGTTTCGAGCGGCATATGATGCGCCCGACGATCACCTGCTGCCGGGCGAGCCGTTGATCTGTGATGGTCTGGAGCTGCCCCTGAAACATCGGAAGAAACGCCTTGATCTGGAGGCGCGTGGGCTGATCAAAGGCGCACAGGTCGTTTATTTGGGGCCCGGACGGCGGCGCGGCTTTTCCAGACTGCATGTGGTTGGCGCACCCGAACCGCAGCTATCTGCGGCGTCTATCGTCAAGATTGAAATGCCGGGGGAAGAAGAGCCCTTTATCCCCTATGCCGCGCATATGGGCGCAACCTTTCTGCATGGAGCAGCGGCGACTATCCACAAGGCGCAGGGGTCACAGTGGCGTGATGTCCAGGTCTTTGCACCGGATCTGTATGCCGCCGCGCAATCGGGGCGGGTCGAGGCTGGCATCCCGCTTTGGAAGCGCCTGGCCTATGTGGCGATTACGCGCGCGGAGGAGCGGTTGCATTGGGTGACGCGGTACCGGCTCGGGAAGCCGACGACGTCGCTGGGTGTGGATGATTTGGCGCGACCAGCCACGCTAGCGCTGGAACAGGCGGAAGATTGTTGA
- a CDS encoding ABC transporter permease, protein MDRLPKWADILLIPAINLLLALLVSGLVIALIGENPFQAMRIMINGAVGSAYGWGYTLYYATNFIFTGLAVAVAFHARLFNIGGEGQATLGGLGVALVCMMLPWPHWSLALPAAIIGGALFGAAWAAIPAYLQAKRGSHIVITTIMFNFIASALLVYLLVNVLKVPGSMAPETPRFPEGARLPSAFEFAGWLGFTRSAPLNVAFFVAILCCIGVYYLIWRTRLGYEIRAYGWSQPAAVYAGISPYKIIMVSMLISGGLAGLMAVNAVQGEAERLVIDSVQGAGFVGIAVALMGRSHPLGVFLAALLFGMLYQGGAELEFEIPAITKEMVVVIQSLVILFTGALDNMVRLPVERMFLRIGPGKDA, encoded by the coding sequence ATGGACAGACTACCCAAATGGGCCGACATTCTTCTGATTCCAGCTATCAACCTTTTGCTCGCCTTGCTCGTGTCCGGTCTGGTCATCGCCTTAATCGGTGAGAACCCGTTCCAAGCCATGCGGATCATGATCAACGGTGCGGTCGGATCAGCTTATGGCTGGGGCTATACGCTCTACTATGCGACGAATTTCATCTTCACGGGCCTCGCGGTCGCCGTTGCATTCCATGCTCGACTGTTCAACATTGGCGGCGAGGGCCAAGCCACGCTCGGCGGTCTTGGCGTAGCACTGGTGTGCATGATGCTGCCTTGGCCGCACTGGTCGCTGGCACTGCCCGCAGCGATCATCGGAGGCGCATTGTTTGGCGCGGCATGGGCCGCGATCCCTGCTTATCTTCAAGCCAAGCGCGGCAGCCACATCGTCATCACGACAATCATGTTCAACTTCATCGCGTCGGCACTTCTGGTTTACCTGCTTGTAAACGTTTTAAAAGTGCCCGGCAGCATGGCTCCGGAAACGCCACGCTTCCCGGAAGGCGCACGTTTGCCATCGGCTTTTGAGTTTGCCGGTTGGCTGGGCTTTACCCGTTCTGCACCGCTGAACGTAGCGTTCTTCGTCGCGATCCTGTGCTGCATCGGAGTTTACTACCTGATCTGGCGGACACGGCTGGGATACGAAATCCGCGCCTATGGCTGGTCACAACCCGCCGCAGTCTATGCCGGGATCTCACCCTACAAAATTATCATGGTGTCGATGCTGATCTCCGGCGGCTTGGCCGGGCTGATGGCCGTCAATGCTGTTCAGGGCGAAGCAGAAAGGTTGGTCATCGACAGCGTGCAGGGCGCGGGCTTTGTCGGCATCGCAGTTGCACTGATGGGACGGTCACATCCCCTTGGCGTGTTTCTTGCGGCATTGCTGTTCGGCATGCTTTACCAAGGCGGCGCTGAACTGGAGTTCGAAATCCCCGCAATCACCAAGGAAATGGTTGTTGTCATCCAGTCGCTCGTCATCCTGTTCACCGGTGCGCTCGACAATATGGTTCGTTTGCCAGTCGAAAGGATGTTCCTTCGCATTGGTCCCGGGAAGGACGCGTGA
- a CDS encoding ABC transporter ATP-binding protein, whose amino-acid sequence MSIINEREERLDPAAPAIELRGISKAFGPVQANSDISMKVQRGTIHGIIGENGAGKSTLMSILYGFYKADKGEILVGGSKTEIPDSQAAIRAGIGMVFQHFKLVENFTVLENVVLGAEEGAMLRPSLAKARKLLTDLAKEYELNVDPEELIENLSVGHQQRVEILKALYRQADILILDEPTGVLTPAEADHLFRILRNLREEGKTIVLITHKLGEIMDVTDTVSVMHHGKMTATVKTKDTSPEELAELMVGRKVLLRVEKGPAKPGKVVLSVKNLHLTDSQGVQRLKGVDLEVRAGEILGIAGVAGNGQSALLEVLGGISEAQGEVSLHGKPLPLSGKGADGLSRREAGIGHVPEDRHRLGLILDFKAWENIGFGYQERSEYNRGPLMDNDALRKDAEGKIERFDVRPPNPELEAKNFSGGNQQKLVLAREMERLPDLLLVGQPTRGVDIGAIEFIHQRIVELRDAGKAILLVSVELDEIMSLSDRIAVMFDGQVMGERLPSETNETELGMLMAGMDGRAA is encoded by the coding sequence ATGTCGATCATAAACGAAAGGGAGGAGCGGCTAGATCCGGCCGCTCCCGCCATTGAACTCAGAGGCATCTCGAAAGCCTTTGGCCCCGTGCAGGCCAATAGCGATATTTCTATGAAAGTGCAGCGCGGGACCATTCACGGGATCATCGGCGAAAACGGTGCGGGTAAATCCACCCTGATGTCGATCCTCTACGGGTTCTACAAGGCCGATAAGGGCGAGATTCTGGTCGGCGGGAGCAAGACCGAAATCCCCGACAGCCAAGCCGCGATCCGCGCGGGCATCGGCATGGTGTTCCAACACTTCAAGCTGGTCGAGAACTTCACGGTTCTCGAAAATGTAGTTCTCGGTGCCGAGGAAGGTGCCATGCTGCGCCCGTCGCTGGCAAAAGCGCGCAAACTGCTGACCGATCTGGCCAAGGAATACGAACTGAATGTCGATCCGGAAGAGCTGATCGAAAACCTCAGCGTCGGACACCAGCAACGCGTGGAAATTCTCAAGGCCCTATACCGTCAAGCAGATATTCTCATTTTGGACGAGCCCACCGGCGTTCTGACGCCGGCAGAGGCCGACCACCTGTTCCGCATCCTGCGCAACCTGCGAGAAGAAGGCAAAACCATTGTCCTGATCACCCACAAGCTGGGCGAGATCATGGACGTCACCGATACCGTCAGCGTGATGCATCATGGCAAGATGACCGCAACGGTAAAGACGAAAGACACATCCCCCGAGGAACTCGCCGAATTGATGGTCGGTCGCAAGGTCCTGCTGCGCGTAGAGAAGGGTCCGGCGAAGCCTGGCAAGGTCGTGTTGTCGGTAAAGAACCTGCACCTGACGGACTCACAGGGTGTGCAACGCCTGAAAGGTGTTGACCTGGAGGTGCGCGCGGGTGAGATCCTCGGCATCGCTGGTGTCGCAGGCAATGGTCAGTCGGCGCTGCTAGAGGTACTCGGCGGCATATCGGAAGCGCAGGGCGAAGTTTCCCTGCACGGCAAACCCCTGCCCCTTTCGGGCAAAGGCGCAGACGGGCTCAGCCGCCGGGAGGCAGGCATAGGACATGTGCCCGAGGACCGTCATCGTCTTGGGCTAATTCTTGATTTCAAAGCGTGGGAAAACATCGGTTTTGGCTATCAGGAACGCAGCGAATACAATCGCGGTCCGCTAATGGACAATGACGCGCTGCGCAAAGACGCCGAAGGCAAGATCGAACGCTTCGATGTGCGCCCGCCAAACCCGGAACTGGAAGCGAAGAACTTCTCTGGCGGCAACCAGCAGAAACTGGTGCTCGCGCGTGAAATGGAGCGGCTTCCCGACCTGTTGTTGGTCGGCCAGCCGACACGAGGGGTCGACATCGGCGCGATCGAGTTCATCCATCAACGGATCGTGGAACTGCGCGACGCGGGCAAGGCCATTCTTCTGGTCAGCGTGGAGCTCGACGAGATCATGTCCCTGTCCGACCGGATCGCCGTGATGTTCGACGGGCAAGTCATGGGTGAACGCCTGCCGTCTGAAACGAACGAAACGGAGCTGGGCATGCTGATGGCCGGTATGGACGGAAGGGCCGCCTGA
- a CDS encoding acyl-homoserine-lactone synthase has translation MIRYIPADRLNEFTKLRDTMFRDRADQFKTRLGWDVSISDQGEERDEYDALNPLYVIWQNRDGTHGGSMRFLPSTGPIMVNDHFAKLLMGRPIRNPKIWECTRYCLARGVEPRVSAALMLGGAEIGMAFDLTFAVGVFDARMMRIYQRLSWPPMVMATSGEGRDAISVGFWSFSDDVINRLSLKSGIARAVSRYWAQQDLSHFSRHIRKSA, from the coding sequence ATGATCCGATATATCCCAGCCGATCGGTTGAACGAGTTTACCAAACTGCGCGACACGATGTTTCGTGACCGAGCGGATCAGTTCAAGACGCGACTGGGCTGGGATGTATCGATCAGTGATCAGGGTGAGGAGCGCGATGAGTATGATGCGCTTAACCCGCTATATGTAATTTGGCAGAACCGCGACGGCACCCATGGCGGATCGATGCGCTTCTTGCCCAGCACTGGTCCGATCATGGTGAATGACCATTTCGCGAAATTATTGATGGGGCGGCCAATACGAAATCCGAAAATCTGGGAATGCACCCGCTACTGCCTCGCGCGAGGGGTGGAGCCGCGCGTGTCCGCGGCCTTGATGCTGGGCGGAGCCGAGATCGGCATGGCGTTCGACCTGACTTTTGCCGTTGGTGTATTCGATGCTCGGATGATGCGTATCTATCAGCGGTTGAGTTGGCCTCCGATGGTCATGGCCACCTCTGGCGAAGGACGCGATGCCATCAGCGTGGGTTTCTGGTCGTTCTCCGATGACGTGATCAATCGGCTGAGCCTGAAGTCGGGCATCGCGCGTGCCGTGTCACGTTACTGGGCGCAGCAGGATCTGTCGCATTTCTCGCGTCACATCCGCAAGAGCGCATAA
- a CDS encoding BMP family lipoprotein, with amino-acid sequence MRVFNSVLGASAALALTAGTSLAEPGLVIDLGGKFDKSFNESAYTGAQRWVEDTGGSYKETELASEAQREQTMRRMAETGANPVVVLGFANISTLEKIAADYPETMFTIIDGVVDEPNVQSILFSEHEGSFLVGVLAAMASETDTVSFVGGMDVPLISKFACGYAQGVKAQAPDANVIINMTGTTPTAWNDPVKGGELTRSQISQGSDVVYAAAGGTGIGVLQAAADEGIYSIGVDSNQNHLHPGSVLTSMVKRVDNAVYEAFESFEDGNFETGVQVLDLSNDGVAYAVDENNQDLLTEDMIATAEDFKAKIISGEVEVHDYTSDGSCPAF; translated from the coding sequence ATGCGTGTTTTCAATTCTGTTCTGGGCGCAAGTGCGGCGCTTGCTCTGACGGCCGGTACATCACTGGCTGAGCCGGGTCTGGTGATCGACCTCGGTGGCAAGTTCGACAAGAGCTTCAATGAATCCGCCTATACTGGTGCACAACGCTGGGTCGAAGACACCGGCGGCAGCTACAAGGAAACCGAACTCGCATCCGAAGCTCAGCGCGAACAAACGATGCGTCGCATGGCCGAAACCGGTGCAAACCCCGTTGTTGTTCTGGGCTTTGCAAACATCTCGACGCTGGAGAAAATTGCCGCGGACTACCCGGAGACCATGTTCACCATCATCGACGGTGTCGTGGATGAACCCAACGTGCAATCGATCCTGTTCAGCGAACACGAAGGGTCGTTCCTCGTTGGCGTTCTGGCGGCGATGGCATCGGAAACCGACACCGTTTCCTTTGTAGGCGGCATGGATGTTCCGCTCATTTCGAAATTCGCCTGCGGCTATGCACAAGGCGTCAAGGCGCAAGCGCCTGATGCGAATGTCATCATCAACATGACCGGCACCACACCGACCGCCTGGAACGATCCGGTGAAGGGTGGCGAATTGACACGCAGCCAGATCAGCCAAGGCTCTGACGTTGTCTATGCCGCCGCTGGCGGCACCGGCATCGGCGTGCTGCAGGCCGCTGCGGATGAAGGCATCTATTCGATCGGTGTGGACAGCAACCAGAACCACCTGCATCCGGGCTCTGTGCTGACTTCGATGGTCAAGCGCGTGGACAACGCAGTGTATGAGGCCTTCGAAAGCTTTGAAGATGGCAACTTCGAGACCGGCGTTCAGGTTCTCGACCTCAGCAATGACGGTGTTGCCTACGCTGTCGATGAGAACAACCAGGACCTGCTAACCGAGGACATGATCGCAACTGCCGAAGACTTCAAAGCCAAGATCATCAGCGGTGAAGTCGAGGTCCATGATTATACCTCCGACGGCAGCTGCCCGGCCTTCTAA
- a CDS encoding NifU family protein: MFIQTESTPNPATLKFLPGQQVLAAGTADFPSQDTASKSPLATRMFAVDGVTGVFLGNDFVTVTKADDKEWDHLKPALLGAVMEHFQSGAPVLEGEESTSGHAAHDGEDGEIVDQIKELLDTRVRPAVAQDGGDITFHGFERGVVYLHMQGACAGCPSSTLTLKMGIENLLRHYIPEVVEVRPVGV, from the coding sequence ATGTTCATTCAAACCGAATCCACGCCGAACCCGGCAACGCTGAAATTCCTGCCCGGCCAACAGGTTCTGGCCGCAGGCACTGCCGATTTCCCGTCGCAGGACACCGCATCGAAATCGCCGCTGGCAACGCGCATGTTCGCCGTTGATGGTGTGACTGGTGTCTTTCTGGGCAATGATTTCGTCACCGTCACGAAAGCCGATGACAAGGAATGGGATCACCTGAAGCCTGCCCTGCTCGGTGCGGTTATGGAACATTTCCAATCCGGTGCGCCTGTGCTTGAGGGTGAAGAGTCCACGAGCGGTCACGCGGCGCATGACGGTGAAGACGGCGAGATCGTCGACCAGATCAAGGAATTGCTCGATACGCGGGTTCGTCCAGCTGTCGCACAAGATGGTGGCGACATCACTTTCCACGGATTCGAGCGGGGCGTTGTATATCTGCACATGCAGGGTGCGTGCGCTGGTTGTCCCTCCTCGACGCTTACACTGAAGATGGGAATCGAGAACCTGCTGCGCCATTACATCCCCGAGGTCGTCGAGGTCCGTCCCGTTGGCGTCTGA